A portion of the Vulpes vulpes isolate BD-2025 chromosome 5, VulVul3, whole genome shotgun sequence genome contains these proteins:
- the GATD1 gene encoding glutamine amidotransferase-like class 1 domain-containing protein 1 isoform X1, translating to MASDRLPSRPACLLVASGAAEGVSAPSFLHCFTLASAAFNLQVATPGGKTMDFVDVNESNARWVQDFRLKAYASPAKLESIDGARYHALLIPSCPGALADLASSGSLARILQHFRSESKPICAVGHGVAALCCATNEDRSWVFQGYSVTGPSVYELVRAPGFARLPLVVEDFVKDAGACFSASEPDAVHVVLDRHLVTGQNAGSTVPAVQNLLFLCGSRK from the exons ATGGCGTCCGATCGGCTGCCGAGCCGGCCCGCCTGCCTCCTGGTGGCCAGCGGCGCCGCCGAGG GTGTGTCTGCCCCATCCTTCCTGCACTGCTTCACGCTGGCCAGCGCTGCTTTCAACCTGCAGGTGGCCACCCCTGGG GGGAAGACCATGGACTTCGTGGACGTGAACGAGAGTAATGCCCGCTGGGTGCAGGACTTCCGCCTCAAGGCGTATGCCAGCCCTGCCAAGCTGGAGTCCATTGATG GTGCCCGGTACCACGCCCTCCTGATTCCCagctgccctggggccctggccgACCTGGCCAGCAGCGGGTCCCTGGCCCGCATCCTCCAGCACTTCCGCTCAGAGAGCA AGCCCATCTGTGCTGTGGGCCACGGCGTTGCCGCCCTCTGCTGCGCCACCAACGAGGACCGATCCTGGGTCTTCCAGGGCTACAGCGTCACGGGG CCCTCCGTGTACGAGCTTGTCAGGGCGCCCGGCTTTGCCCGCTTGCCCCTGGTTGTGGAGGACTTCGTGAAGGACGCGGGCGCCTGCTTCAGTG CCAGTGAGCCCGACGCCGTGCATGTGGTGCTGGACCGCCACCTGGTCACCGGCCAGAACGCCGGCTCCACCGTCCCCGCCGTGCAGAACCTGCTCTTCCTCTGTGGCAGCCG GAAGTGA
- the GATD1 gene encoding glutamine amidotransferase-like class 1 domain-containing protein 1 isoform X2, whose translation MASDRLPSRPACLLVASGAAEGVSAPSFLHCFTLASAAFNLQVATPGGKTMDFVDVNESNARWVQDFRLKAYASPAKLESIDGARYHALLIPSCPGALADLASSGSLARILQHFRSESKPICAVGHGVAALCCATNEDRSWVFQGYSVTGPSVYELVRAPGFARLPLVVEDFVKDAGACFSASEPDAVHVVLDRHLVTGQNAGSTVPAVQNLLFLCGSR comes from the exons ATGGCGTCCGATCGGCTGCCGAGCCGGCCCGCCTGCCTCCTGGTGGCCAGCGGCGCCGCCGAGG GTGTGTCTGCCCCATCCTTCCTGCACTGCTTCACGCTGGCCAGCGCTGCTTTCAACCTGCAGGTGGCCACCCCTGGG GGGAAGACCATGGACTTCGTGGACGTGAACGAGAGTAATGCCCGCTGGGTGCAGGACTTCCGCCTCAAGGCGTATGCCAGCCCTGCCAAGCTGGAGTCCATTGATG GTGCCCGGTACCACGCCCTCCTGATTCCCagctgccctggggccctggccgACCTGGCCAGCAGCGGGTCCCTGGCCCGCATCCTCCAGCACTTCCGCTCAGAGAGCA AGCCCATCTGTGCTGTGGGCCACGGCGTTGCCGCCCTCTGCTGCGCCACCAACGAGGACCGATCCTGGGTCTTCCAGGGCTACAGCGTCACGGGG CCCTCCGTGTACGAGCTTGTCAGGGCGCCCGGCTTTGCCCGCTTGCCCCTGGTTGTGGAGGACTTCGTGAAGGACGCGGGCGCCTGCTTCAGTG CCAGTGAGCCCGACGCCGTGCATGTGGTGCTGGACCGCCACCTGGTCACCGGCCAGAACGCCGGCTCCACCGTCCCCGCCGTGCAGAACCTGCTCTTCCTCTGTGGCAGCCGGTGA
- the TALDO1 gene encoding transaldolase isoform X1: MSGSPVKRQRMESALDQLKQVTTVVADTGDFHAIDEYKPQDATTNPSLILAAAQMPAYQELVEEAIAYGRRLGGSQEEQIKNAIDKLFVLFGAEILKKIPGRVSTEVDARLSFDKDAMVARARRLIELYKEAGISKDRILIKLSSTWEGIQAGKELEERHGIHCNMTLLFSFAQAVACAEAGVTLISPFVGRILDWHVANTDKKSYEPLEDPGVKSVTKIYNYYKKFDYKTIVMGASFRNTGEIKALAGCDFLTISPKLLGELLKDHSQLTPVLSAKAAQASTLEKIHLDEKAFRWLHNEDQMAVEKLSDGIRKFAADAVKLERMLMDRMFSAENGK; this comes from the exons ATGTCGGGGTCGCCGGTGAAGCGGCAGAGGATGGAGAGCGCGCTGGACCAGCTCAAGCAGGTTACCACCGTGGTGGCCGACACGGGCGACTTCCACG CCATCGACGAGTACAAGCCACAGGATGCCACCACCAACCCGTCCCTGATCCTGGCTGCAGCGCAGATGCCTGCCTACCAGGAGCTGGTGGAGGAGGCCATCGCCTACGGCAGGAGGCTGGGCGG GTCGCAAGAGGAACAGATTAAAAATGCTATCGATAAGCTTTTTGTGTTGTTTGGAgcagaaatattaaagaagattCCAGGCCGTGTGTCCACAGAAGTGGACGCCAG GCTGTCGTTCGACAAGGACGCCATGGTGGCCCGAGCGCGGCGGCTCATCGAGCTCTACAAGGAAGCTGGGATCAGCAAGGACCGCATCCTCATAAAGCTCTCGTCTACCTGGGAGGGCATTCAGGCTGGGAA GGAGCTGGAGGAGCGACACGGCATCCACTGCAACATGACGCTGCTCTTCTCCTTCGCCCAGGCTGTGGCCTGCGCCGAGGCGGGAGTCACACTCATCTCCCCCTTCGTGGGTCGCATCCTCGACTGGCACGTGGCCAACACGGACAAGAAGTCCTACGAGCCTCTGGAGGACCCCG GAGTGAAGAGCGTCACCAAGATCTACAACTACTACAAGAAGTTTGACTACAAGACCATTGTCATGGGTGCCTCCTTCCGCAACACAGGCGAGATCAAAGCACTGGCGGGCTGCGACTTCCTCACCATCTCGCCCAAGctgctgggggagctgctcaAGGACCACAGCCAGCTGACCCCCGTGCTGTCGGCCAAGGCGG cccaggccagcaCCCTGGAGAAGATTCACCTGGATGAAAAGGCCTTCCGCTGGCTGCACAACGAGGACCAGATGGCTGTGGAGAAGTTGTCGGACGGCATCCGCAAGTTTGCTGCTGACGCCGTGAAGCTTGAGCGCATGCTGATG GACCGCATGTTCAGCGCAGAGAATGGGAAATAG
- the TALDO1 gene encoding transaldolase isoform X2 codes for MPAYQELVEEAIAYGRRLGGSQEEQIKNAIDKLFVLFGAEILKKIPGRVSTEVDARLSFDKDAMVARARRLIELYKEAGISKDRILIKLSSTWEGIQAGKELEERHGIHCNMTLLFSFAQAVACAEAGVTLISPFVGRILDWHVANTDKKSYEPLEDPGVKSVTKIYNYYKKFDYKTIVMGASFRNTGEIKALAGCDFLTISPKLLGELLKDHSQLTPVLSAKAAQASTLEKIHLDEKAFRWLHNEDQMAVEKLSDGIRKFAADAVKLERMLMDRMFSAENGK; via the exons ATGCCTGCCTACCAGGAGCTGGTGGAGGAGGCCATCGCCTACGGCAGGAGGCTGGGCGG GTCGCAAGAGGAACAGATTAAAAATGCTATCGATAAGCTTTTTGTGTTGTTTGGAgcagaaatattaaagaagattCCAGGCCGTGTGTCCACAGAAGTGGACGCCAG GCTGTCGTTCGACAAGGACGCCATGGTGGCCCGAGCGCGGCGGCTCATCGAGCTCTACAAGGAAGCTGGGATCAGCAAGGACCGCATCCTCATAAAGCTCTCGTCTACCTGGGAGGGCATTCAGGCTGGGAA GGAGCTGGAGGAGCGACACGGCATCCACTGCAACATGACGCTGCTCTTCTCCTTCGCCCAGGCTGTGGCCTGCGCCGAGGCGGGAGTCACACTCATCTCCCCCTTCGTGGGTCGCATCCTCGACTGGCACGTGGCCAACACGGACAAGAAGTCCTACGAGCCTCTGGAGGACCCCG GAGTGAAGAGCGTCACCAAGATCTACAACTACTACAAGAAGTTTGACTACAAGACCATTGTCATGGGTGCCTCCTTCCGCAACACAGGCGAGATCAAAGCACTGGCGGGCTGCGACTTCCTCACCATCTCGCCCAAGctgctgggggagctgctcaAGGACCACAGCCAGCTGACCCCCGTGCTGTCGGCCAAGGCGG cccaggccagcaCCCTGGAGAAGATTCACCTGGATGAAAAGGCCTTCCGCTGGCTGCACAACGAGGACCAGATGGCTGTGGAGAAGTTGTCGGACGGCATCCGCAAGTTTGCTGCTGACGCCGTGAAGCTTGAGCGCATGCTGATG GACCGCATGTTCAGCGCAGAGAATGGGAAATAG